The following are from one region of the Oreochromis aureus strain Israel breed Guangdong linkage group 1, ZZ_aureus, whole genome shotgun sequence genome:
- the LOC120440646 gene encoding inositol 1,4,5-triphosphate receptor associated 2-like: MSDGNNVWETSGCGMNDVFEDSKDTSGFSEHELLDIVYDTCNSSKSGEVLASTIFEYLHTMTAQSPGQDRLAALQRLLDPDCQDPHVSRETFHSTMRAWITQCSEDSDGKDLSGTVAELKHANRKLSEQNSSLLRTVAQCEDTNLQLTLEITELRAKLIR, from the exons atgtCTGACGGCAATAATG TGTGGGAGACATCTGGCTGTGGGATGAACGATGTGTTTGAGGACAGCAAAGATACAAGTGGATTCTCTGAACATGAACTCCTTGACATCGTGTATGATACGTGTAATAGCAGCAAGTCAG GAGAAGTGTTAGCCTCCACCATTTTCGAGTACCTGCACACCATGACTGCTCAGAGCCCAGGGCAGGACAGACTGGCTGCCTTGCAACGGCTGCTCGACCCTGACTGTCAGGACCCACATGTGAGCAGAGAGACGTTTCACTCCACCATGAGGGCGTGGATCACCCAGTGCAGCGAGGACAG CGATGGAAAAGACCTGTCAGGTACAGTGGCTGAACTGAAGCATGCCAACCGCAAACTGAGTGAGCAGAACAGTAGTCTGCTGAGGACTGTTGCTCAATGTGAAGACACGAACCTGCAGCTCACTCTGGAGATCACTGAGCTGCGAGCAAAGCTCATCAGGTGA